The Primulina tabacum isolate GXHZ01 chromosome 1, ASM2559414v2, whole genome shotgun sequence genome contains the following window.
tcgatatagaatgccaaagtctgggaataagaacagTACAACCAGtagctgggagagtaggtgggagactattgcgttcttattcgaccggggtccctagataagagtcgagtcagagattaagagtcaaagagtttgatttacagttttatatcgattcatgtttttcatattctgatacatgttattgataactgttctatgcttttatatatgtttatatgattgcatgtatacgttgtttatactggaaatatatttctcaccggagttattcggctgttgttgtgtttgtatgtgtgcatgacaacaggtgggacaggatcagggtcgagaagaggatgagatattgatttagagtggagattcggacccagaagtagagttgaaTTTTCATCACCTGATATGTAGTGGATGAACATTAGTTGTTATGATTTCCTTTtgaacaagacttgtacttgGATCTTGTTGTAGACcttaaacttgatcttgtatttgaatgagatgagaccaaatttattatagattttgtacacttgtttatatagtgttcaacatttaaaaaaaaattatgaccgagtttatttaattgtttccAATTAATTCTAATGACGATTGAAAACAATGagttagcatccgggtccccacaatctAATAGCTCTTGTAAttgattatttaattctttcatctcagtcggagccattctgtatggagcctTAGAGATTGGAGCTGTACCTGGAATTAAATCAATAACAAACTCCATCTCTCGATCAGGTGGTAATCCAGgcacatcatctgcaaatacgtCAGGATAATCTTGAACCACATCAATATCCTGTAATTGCATATTACTTTCCTTGCGCACATCCAACATTGAAGCAAGAAAACCAATACAACCTTTTTGCAACAATTTAGTAGCTTGTAGACAAGAAATAATAGGAATACTCATCGAATAGCCTAGACCAACAAATACATCATTCTCATGGTCATAGGCTAAAAACTTCACTGTCTTGCCCACATATTCAATCACCGCATGATAAATAGATAACCATTCCATAcccaaaataacatcaaatgctaccatcggaataacaataaGATCAGCAAACAATAATCTCGTACTCATTCGAAAAGGGCAAGCCTTAAGGATACTAGTAGGAAAAATTTCATCTCCAGAGGGCAACACAATATTGAAGTGTAATGGCATAACAATAGGTTCAACAGATAAAGAATGCATGAAaacttcagacataaaagagtGTATCGCACCAGTATCAATTAATGTAAGTGCTTTCTTGTCAAAGATTAAAATATTACCTGATATCACTGAAGAATCAGGATTAGCACTTTCTTTGGTAATTGCAAAAGTTCTTCCTTGAACTCTTCCTTGATTCGAAGAAATAGGACACTTCTGTGCTGTGTGCCCCATTTCCTTGCATCTAAAACATCAACCACTACCAACCAAACATTTACCTTTGTGTGGCTTGCCATACTTAGGACACACAGGTTGCTCCGTATCTGAAGAAGGCAAAGAAGGCTTGTTGTGTTGCTCCATCTTGCCTTTTCATTTGTGGCCACATCGCACATTAGTACTTGTCCCTTGCCCTCTAACTTGAAAAGTTTGCCTCCTTAACTGCCGTTCCTTCTCAATCTCTTGTTCATCATGCTCGGCAAGTAAGACTCTCTCAACAATGTCTTGGTAGGTGATCACCTTTGACATATGAACATCTCTTCGAATCTATGACTTCAAACAACGAAGGAAGTGTTCTTGATTTGATCCATTCAAGAGCCacttttcatgatcataaacatttttccttatcctttttcctttttctttgttgaattcagatcgttaattgtgacttccTCATCATTTGATaaatccatctacatataaccacagtactgggcggcggggacatcagcgacactctcaccagtcaaccgagccttggcctatcctttttcgaatagaaatacgatcgtcggggttccctctggggccttttcccataaatgggctccctcaggggccttttcccctcacgatattcccattcttaccgttaccacaaaaccgttaccacatattcgtaatgatggaaacacgatcgtcgggctgcCACTGGTACCGTCACCCCCACGATATCTCCAagattaacgaattagtcacaattacttcacttccttcaacatttaacattctcatcactttataaaatcatgcataacataacatttttgtttttgaaaccaagcatgctacatgtcttttaaatgtgttccttaaatcataaaaattcttagacatttaaaaatcataatttaaccatgaacatttcataaacatttaaaaataatcataatatcataaaaacagcatttagggcactgccatgacgtttactaatttttaggtgtaaaaagaccgttttagccctagacgtaaaatttctcgtttttgacattttcttaatttcattgactctaacatgtcccaattaattatttaagtctacatgaattttcccatatttttatttggcctaaatcgatgacttttaaattaatctttaaataagacgtattaatgtgttttaatcccgaattaaaccaaaccttaatataaaattcccaaattaaaaacttagacttctaataattatttaagcttaaatataattttccataattttataaatcttaaaactaggcgtttcaattaactcgttgattagcgtttcgtgcggcaattaaatcccgaataaatccaaaactcgttattttgatcccaaattttaaacataacatttttattatttattctaccattccaagtcatgagccacacccgtggacccatggattcaattttagttattaAAATCTCGTTTTGGACACATCGACGAACACACCgggccatctcccaatttactctagccacgcccgagccaccttgaaccaaaacctagccaacacACCTAGAGACCCTACTAACCAAtcccaagcccctgaacctagTCCTGTCTCGCTCAAACTCACCTGGAACCAAACCCAACATTCTGcaggtgtgtgtgcgtgtgttccCTTGAACCATTTGACTCCCACCTAGTCTAGGACCCtcccagcccttaaccacttggcccctcatgaccctaacctcccCTGGACCACGCTTAGCTTAAGCCCAGACAAACCCAGCCCCTAGAACCCGAGCTGCGAACCACTGGACTACATGACAGCAACTTCACGCCTAACTTAGTGCCAAGTGCTTCTCCCTCACGTTTTATGTGCTTGGCTCGAGCCCCATCAAGCCACCCTGCACTAACTCATGACCAAACcctctaggcaccctcctggacccttagaacccataggATTTGGCCCCAAGTGGAACATCGAACCCATACATCAGAGACACATGCTTGGCCGAGAAACCCACATGCACTATAACTCTTGTTTCTGTTGCTAGCCACCCAACCATCGAGCCACCCCTTGAACCAACCCCTCAATCACTCCCCTAGGACCCTAACCACTTGAActgtcccagcctagagcccccaggccgagccaTCTCTCCCCTGCACAAGCTGCTGTACCAGCGCAGCTTCTCGGGTGATcttgggtggagtcctagcttgtaGTACTCCTCCCCAACCGTGACCCTTGAGTCCTAGCCTGGCTAGGACTCAACCCCTAACCCCTTATGACTCTAGCCCAGCCCTGGATGCAACTGAGCCAAGCCATGCATCATACATTAGTAAACCCGATCACCTAAGACTCAAACATTCGAATTCGGTTCCAGCGTAATCGGTTCGTGCTTGGAGCATGTGTGTGTGTTCTCAGGACTCTTGAAATCGTGTAAAAACAATTCTTGATCCTACCCTAATCATGGAAGAGCCTTTTTACATGAAAACAACAACTTTTGGATCACAAATCATGCcttaaaaattcatgttcatacaaaaacgaaaatagttAAAAACGTCACTTGTTTTCATACAAAACacgattaaataaatattatgatgtgatagatgattgaaaaaaaagaatatggcgtgtctttgcgttatatacgcacgaaataACCGTtggcgacgaagaacggagaggATCCTTTGGCTTGTTTTTGCTTGAACCTTTCTACTTTTTTCTTCCCAAAGGGGATGTGTAGTGCCGTGTGTGCGTGGTGAGTATGGGGAAAGTTTTCAGAAATTAAAAGTGGGTGGCCGATTTCTTTAATGCCAAACAGTGTAGGGTTTTGTTTAATTCAAAAGAGAATTaaggcagcccaagacagacaagccaattatgccaatgtccgacgacgaccattggtatttgaggctggtgaccgagtatttttgaaaattttacctTTCCGAAGAGTTGTTCACATTTCAGagggttgtcagatttggcaagaaagggaaactatcTCCATGATATATTGGACCGTACAAGATTTTTGAGAATATAGGAGATTGTGCCTATCGACCCGCTTTAATCGCCTTCATTATAGGGGATACAGGACGGTTTTCATGTTTGTTCTTGCGAAAACACCTGTCTGATTCTTCACATGTCATCCAACCAAATGAGGCCgagttggatgagacattgagttattgcgaaaagccgattcagattcttgatcgaaagtaaaagtagctcagaacgaagactattccacttgtgaaagttcggtggagttaacatggcattgaaaaagctacttgggaaactgagtctgatatgagacagaggttcccaGTTTTATTTCACTAAGGTGAGTTGTTTACTTAGCTTCTTCTATATACCttcttatgatatgattgattgcatgtgatttcgaggacgaaatcatatcttagaaggggagaaatgtaaggcccgagaattttatcctattaatctgaaataatttggggataattgatatgattatagacggaaaggttcggaccgggaaagacgagatgatgcatgaaaatgtgtgaggaacagtagccctcgcgcatatgcgcaggcACAGATGCGTGCATATGTgcgacgtgggcagaggacctcgcgcatatgcgcgagcctgtacaagcgaagtccagatgacctcgtgcatatgcgcggagatgagtcgcgcatatgcgcgagctgccgagaagtttatccacgagacccgtaggtctcgcgcatatgcgccgatattaatcgcgcatatgtgcgagacagtgcagtatgcacattgagccactcgtcctttTGCATGTGcatggatgtatatatatatatataccttgaAATTCTTCAGAACAAGAAAACGAAGGGAGAaacgaagaaagggaagcttcagagaaagaaagaaaatccttacgccttttgggagaaatccgcccgtccgattttgaatccgacttcggtattgagttcttatcgacgtaggctacaattggacgtaagttttgctacgttttgatatgatttgaaattatggtattgtcaaaatctgatatgattcatatatgatgttcttgtcatgtaagacatcgtataatcgaaaccggactggagaacaaataccatatgaaattgttatgattttcgaagtagttttggagtcgatttgatatcaaaattgaattgttatcgattatgaggtgttggaattgatatctgactgatatggtagtgatggatatattaaaattatgacattatattgttgaaacagaatttgattgaattctgattatatccagtattgattgagtggtgtattgatgtcgtaccctcaatattgttattgtcagattgagtattgacaagctttgagttcgagacttcgatagagtcagagtatcagaaagaaaggtataaattaatattGAATTGGGATtccacaactcgagtgaggtttgactcgagtctccctaaatcacatacgttagtttattgcattgatacttGTAATAATGAGATTGATTTGTATGGTCTATTGATACATAAACAtggtatgtattgagtcattggctgattcgcctagtccttggctgattcgcctagttactggctgattcgtctagtcattggctgattcgcctatctttgactgattcgtcaattctgcggccaATTCGCccacactggatatatgaattatatcgatgccgtttagggattgattcattcctttcgactgagattcggtatatttatcattattcagacaccgagatccctagattagaattagagtcgagtctgagacgacgcgtcagttgagtcgattatgtttcatagactatgggacgTCGTGCTATTGATTACATTCATGACAGTatattcatgatttatattgtgtatatgcatgtgtacatgttttatactgggatttgttctcaccggagtttccggctgttgttgtgtctgtatgtgtgcatgacaacagatgggacaggatcagggtcgagacaaagatgagagatcgagatagcgtggtgatttcgggcgtagaagaCAACTAGATGTTCTACATGTACTATGTAGTTTGTTAATAACACTGGTTTGTATAAACTaaatagaacaagacatgtacttacgtttgttgaaataaaatagagttaACCTTGATGTATGTTTTATATACAGttgttttgatattaaaagcaaaattttgacccacattttttagcaaagatccaattaatcccaaagacaagTGAGTCAGAGCCCGAGTCCCCACATGAAGCCACACGAtactcgttatccaattcatgatctggaattggctgtcattgtatttgcactgaagatatggcgacactatctttatggcgagaaattttaaatcaattctgatcacaagagctttAAATacctgttttcacagtcagagttgaatatgagacagcgtaaatggctcgatttattgaaggttttcgattgtgaaatcaagtactatccagtaAATTCTAATGCAGTAGCAGATGCCTTGAGAcgaaaggtatgtgctctatccttatcgacgataggtgtttcgaatttaattgaagattgctgcttgtctggattagcatttgatacagatagtagtACTATtgcgacttgctacgattcaaatggaaccagatttgattgttcgcattaaagaagcacagaaaaatgatcaaaatgttcagaagtcgattgagatggtcagatcaggacatcattcagagtatcaggtacatgatcatgttttgtatgtgaataactgtcttgtagtgccagatgttttagatttgaaacaacagattttatcagaagcgcactgtagtcgcttcagtattcatcctggtggcagaaagatgtacaacgatctaaagaaacaaatgaaattagacattgcagagtttgtatctaagtgtttgaattgccaacaggttaaagctgagaggaagaaacccggaggtttacttcagagcttatttattcctgaatggaaatgggatcacatttctatggattttattacgaagttaccacgatcatcccggggttgtgatgcgatttgggtcgtgattgacaaaTGGActaaatcagcatgctttattccgtacagaatgacgtaccgacatgatcagatggcagagatatatgtcagagaggtggtcagattgcatggtgtgccgaaatctatcgtatcagatcgtgatccccgattcacttcacatttttggcaccgtttgcagcaggctttaggtacgacattgcacctgagtactgcatatcattctcagaccgatggacagtcagagcgaactatccagacattagaggatatgctgagagctgtagtgctagattttgacactagttggcaagattcactgcttctttgtgaattctcgtacaacaacagctatcagacaagtatcgagatggcaccgtttgaagcattatatggcaagaagtgcagatctcctctgtattgggatgatttatctgaggtaccagaacttgggcctgatatgattcgtgaaatgactgagaaagtaaaactgatccagaaaagaatgaagacggcgcaggatagacaagccaagtatgcgaatgTACGTCGTCGACccttagtatttgaacagggagacagagtatttttgaagatttctcctttcagaggcattgtcaggtttggcaaacgtgggaaattgtctcctagatacatcggtccgtacgagattcttgagaagattggtgatcgtgcatatcgacttgctcttcctccttctctatccgggatacatgacgtttttcatgtgtcGATGCTAAGGAAATATCTGCAAGATacttctcatattcttcagcctgACGAGGCCGAACTCGATGAGACCTTGAGTTATTTTGAAcagccgattcagattattgatcggaaggacaaacaactcaggacgaagactattccgctggtaaaagtccagtggagtcgtcatggcgtcgaagaagctacctgggagacggagtcagatatgagacaaagagTCTCAGAGTTATTTTACTGATGTAAGTCTTCTATACAGCCTTTGCTGttataccttcttattgatatgatttaattgcatgtgatttcgaggatgaaatcatatcttgggggggagaaatgtaaggcccaagaatttgattattgtaatcttaTATGAATTATGGATagattgaggtgattatagacgaaacggatcagaccgggaaagccgGGAAGAAGAATTAAGATATGCGTGAGGATGagcctcgcacatatgcgcgacccagccgggcgcatatgcgtgaggaaGGCAgtgaacctcgcgcatatgcgcgacatgaatccacgcatgtgcgcgagggtacccgagagttgtgaagaattgtgaaggacctcgcgcatatgcgccgaaagagggcgcgcatatgcgcgagctaccgtgagacagacgcgccgagacagaatgtctcgcgcatatgcgcgaaggaagggctcgcatatgcgcgagaagtccaGCATGCATACGAAGTTGACACATGTCTTGGGCACCATTTAATATGTATCTTGATTCATTCTTTCAGACTTGAGCAGCCAAGAAACCTTCCGAGAATCCATGAAAGAATAATTCCTCAAGCTTCAAGTTATACTAGAAAAGTAATTATGCAAAATCCAACCACCCGGTTTTCGATCCGAATTTATATTCGTGTTCCTCTTGTTACAAGCTACCAAATGATGTAAGTATTACtacatttcagcatgttttgaagttgagatgattggggaaatcagattttgattgcTATTATTTGTTATTGTGATGTCGGTGATATatattcgaaaccggatcgaagtaATGATACCGTATGCGATTATtgtgattttccagcatatatgtgtatgagattatgcagattttgagtcttATGGTTGATGGTTATTAAGAATTGTGACTTGTTGATATCACATATGCTATTTGAGTTGCCGGTATACCGATAAGATACCGTTATGCCGCTAAAATGTACCGAGATGGAATATTGATACGTACATGTATTGGTTGAGTTATTGATTGATATGGTGCTATTcgacattgccatttcagattgatatcgaCAAGCTTCAACATCTAGACTTCGACCTCGATAAAGACtgaacaacgaaaggtataattcaatgttgattcgggaagacacaactcgaattagatccgatttgagtttcccaaaatcacatactagattgtttattaTTTGGTATGGTTATGCCTTCTTGATATGGGTATGCcttgtctattgagttatagcaatgCACATGAGATAGGtgattggcagatatgccaagataCCGGATGTTCGGTGGTGTCGATGTacgtaggagaagatcgactcatattgtagatattcgatacagagagGGCCGAAATccgggaataagacgtaccgccaccacgattgggagagtaggtgggagattgttacgtcttattcacaccgggatccctagacttagattggagtcgagtcaaagatttgAAGTTCAAGATTTGATGTATAGCATTCTTTTGAGCTATGTTCTAGATTAGATACATGTTCTTGATTTATGCTTTATATCTTATATATGCTTGCATGATATGCCTGATACATTGTGTTATACTGTGATTTGTTCTCACCAGaatatccggctgttgttgtgtctgtatgtgtgcatgacaacaagtagaacaggatcaggatcagggtcaaggagagCGTGACTAAGATTGGAcagcgtggtgatttcgggcgtagaagatAAACTAGATGTTCTACATGTGATATGTAGTTTGTTAccaacactagtttgtataaattaaatggaacaagacatgtacttactTTTAATGACCTAAGTAAAGTTATTACATGTGTATGATTATATACAATAGTTTCtaatgtttaaaagaaatttttttatgacccattttctagcaaagatctacttaatcccaaagataattgaattagagcccgggtccccacataccATGACCCAGCCATGTCCCAAGCCAAGCCATGCAAAGCCTAGCCCCTTAAACACGAACCTTGGCCCCAAAACGCAAGCCACGGTTCCAGCTTTCATTCCTGATCATGTGCAGTGTTTTGTGTGTGTCTAGGACCCTTTAAAACGTGTGAAAACATGCCCCTTTTTTAATCCTATACATGGCAGCCGCTTCATGCACCCTTGTATCATGATTTTGGATCAAACCCACAAgctttaaaattcatgtttgcataaaaacgaaaatacatccAAGTTCAacttattttcatgcaattccaattttaaataaatgctatggtgtgaatgatgagtaaaagaaagaatatggcgtgcctttgcgttttatacgcacgaatttacgttgacgacgaagaacgaggCAAGACCTTGGGTTGACACTACTTTGAACCTTCGAATTCCTCCACAATAAATTGTGTGTGTATCGTGTATAgggggtggggagagttttgaGTTGGTTGGAGTGTGTGGCCCTGAGTATGGTATAGGTTGGGGAGGGTTCCATATATTTATACACTAATTAACTCACCaattaaggcttaggcctaataaaaaaagtttaggcccattagtgcttgtttaggatttaattaaaatatccaaatagttttagtaaaataattttgtgaatttattagtcgggttgctcataagttcgtatttttgttgaaaatcaaacaccgataaaaattacgtcccaacgtataaaatcacctcaaaaccccttatttttcacccatattaaataattatttaataaaaacattttctatttttcagccctcggtctccgttcgtcgatcgcaacttgaataacctttaaaatatattttaatgcaaacatgtagaaaaatatattttaaacatgtcaatatgcccaacataattaattaatgcaattaaaataattaattaaaatacaagagaatttaataattgcatgcatgtggtttgcgtggaccttaaaattttcggggatTTACACAgttcatcattatcatcattcatcgttcatcattaaCATCATTCTCTTTGgttaattcagttcattagttgtgactgttttcatcattcatcatttacgatggatccatcatacatagaaccacAGTACCtgacggctgtcggacatcagtgacagtttactcatccactgtgcctaggcctcatcatcatcatttacatatacgtcttaagcatttacatatacttcggtagccacaactaattttcATCTTtcaaatcatcatcattttcatcacttatcaaaatcaagcacatgcgtaaattttcataaaaccaagcatgcaacgtatatttcataaagtcataaaatcgtgatcatgatgcataaatatttaaaaacatgataaaatgtgttCAGGGCTATGTCAGGACAAAAATCTCGACTCGGGTGCAAAACAACCATTTTGCTCCTGGAAACCCATAAAGTATGATATTTGAAAATGGACTTTGGTTGggtattaaataattaaaataattattccataaaaata
Protein-coding sequences here:
- the LOC142508840 gene encoding uncharacterized protein LOC142508840, with product MGHTAQKCPISSNQGRVQGRTFAITKESANPDSSVISGNILIFDKKALTLIDTGAIHSFMSEVFMHSLSVEPIVMPLHFNIVLPSGDEIFPTSILKACPFRMSTRLLFADLIVIPMVAFDVILGMEWLSIYHAVIEYVGKTVKFLAYDHENDVFVGLGYSMSIPIISCLQATKLLQKGCIGFLASMLDVRKESNMQLQDIDVVQDYPDVFADDVPGLPPDREMEFVIDLIPDALSRKSSSSLGSMIPKPLLLDLQRNEITLVSPGSVALLSALVLH